TGTATCCGCCTCACCAATGATAGCCACGTCGAGCGTGGTTTGCGCGGCAAGCGGGGCGGCCATGGCAGGACCAGCCATAAAGGCAGCCAACAGCGAAGCGCGCGTGAGCAACCGGGATTCCATCCATACCTCCATTATTATGTAATATATTCCTTTACTTTGATAGTCCTAGAGCAGAAACATGTCAAGATAATGTCGTATACGTCGCAAACGACGACAGATCATTTCTGACTTGCCCTCCTAGTTAATGGATTATAAGCATTTCCATAACTGTAGAAGTTATTCCATAGGATGTTGATATGACCGACAAAACCAGAACACGAGTCGGCGCGATCGATCGCAGCCTGCAAATTCTCGATCTTTTGACAGAGCGTCACCAACCGATGACAACCTATGATCTGGCGCGCAGCACAGGCGCACCGGTCTCGACGATTTACAAGCTCGTGGAAGAGCTTCTTGACCGCTCCATGCTGTCGCGAATCGGTGAAAACGGCATCTGGCTGGGCCCAAGGTTGATGCGCTACGGTCTTACCTATCGCGCCCGCATGGATGTCTTTGCCGAGGCACGGCGCGAAATGACCAGATTATCGGAAAATCTTGGCGAGACGGTACAGATCTGTGCCCGAGACGAGGGCATGATGACGGTGATCGGCATGGCTCGCGCCGCCGGACATTTCAACGTCGCCTCTGATGTCGGCACACGGGTCCCGCTCAACTGGACAGCGTCGGGCAGGCTTTTGCTTGGGCATCTCGATGACGAGGAGCGGCTGCGCATCTTCACCCAGAGTGCGCTGCCGTCAGAGACCGGACAGGCCGAAACAGACCCGGCGGTATTGTCACGGCAGGCACGCAAAGAGTTCGAGGCGCGGCTTGCGGTGCAGATGAGTGCGTCTGAATTCGCGGTTGCGTGTATCGCGGCTCCGATCTGTGATGAAAATGGCAGTTGTCTCGCCACCATCTCCATCGTGCTCCCCGAAACCCGCGCTCGCACCGCTTACGATGAACTCACTCGCGAGGTGCAGAATTCTGCGAGAACCATCGAAACGGCATTGGGCAGGCGGGGTTGAACCCGCCTGCCCTCGTTGCCCTGAAATCACCCTGAAGGCGCAAGCACCCCTGGGAGAGATGCCTTATTTGAGTGATCCCGCCAAATCCGAAGGGATTTCGGTCGCCGGTTGTCCGACTTTCTTCTCATCGGATTGCAGGCCCCAGTAAAGCTCGTCCAGCCCGGAAGCTTGATCCTCGACCGGTACGCGCAGTCCCACCGTCCGCTCAAGCACAAAGGCAAGAATGACCGCGGTCAGGGCGCCAGCTCCGATGCAAACGGCAATGCCTGCAAGCTGCATGACAATGCCGATCTGACCATGCTGGAAAGCAAACGCACCCTCTTCGATGCCGAAGTATCCGCCACGAGGCGTCCCCGCCTTGATCAAGCCGACCATGATCAAGCCATATATGCCCGCGCCGATAAACAGCGGGAACAGCTTGTGTTCGTCGATGCCACGCTTCAGCGTGAACTCGTACACGGCCCATGAGGTGATGGGGGCGAACAATGCCACAAGGAATGCCTGCCACGGCAGATAGACGTCAAAGCCGGATGCAATGGCGACATAGCCCGCCAGCGGCCCAAGCAACAGATAGGCGTAGTTCTTCGTCCTGTAGGATATGATGGCGCCG
This region of Paracoccus saliphilus genomic DNA includes:
- a CDS encoding IclR family transcriptional regulator, which gives rise to MTDKTRTRVGAIDRSLQILDLLTERHQPMTTYDLARSTGAPVSTIYKLVEELLDRSMLSRIGENGIWLGPRLMRYGLTYRARMDVFAEARREMTRLSENLGETVQICARDEGMMTVIGMARAAGHFNVASDVGTRVPLNWTASGRLLLGHLDDEERLRIFTQSALPSETGQAETDPAVLSRQARKEFEARLAVQMSASEFAVACIAAPICDENGSCLATISIVLPETRARTAYDELTREVQNSARTIETALGRRG